Proteins from one Bacteroides mediterraneensis genomic window:
- a CDS encoding helix-turn-helix domain-containing protein produces the protein MNWIMKYITFLFLFVSMSVRGLAQETILPAIQKQEAVLKCHPEDTKALKDLCFLYLYKADYRRAIEYGERLFQLGYKNQDYKFSILYAHIGLGQAYVMLGDTSAINHLGQAMLLGKSEKNDSALCSVYNGMGLYTSNIHKDYYSALHYFFEGLEAAHRCHYKELEAILLGNISSIYFLKEDPAGLTYSLQTYEMGHEQNSSYLIFIGALNASYMYYLLHDYDKALSYIKEAEFIMKQNEYYNQGNVYAIYGMIEFAKGNRQQAIEYYKKGLALNDMNQTSYKVLLLNEYAIALAEEGKNRQAIDLLFKALAFTKEENCEIYRNKVINTLSVCYENMGQYVEALAWQRKLQQETDSIFNTDKEKVLSELRIKYDTEHQANEIRKNKLVLLQKEKKEQALMGILVLVLLVVFALWYRYRRQNQLYTSIVRQHQEAIRKEQQLKEVISSLRKQQEEASVVPVSSVGEKYAASSLTNEKKNSLFQRLEKLMQEEEVYKENLLTKERVADLLGTNRTYLSQVINEQTQQNFTQYVNNYRINEAIRLLSDPETDIPLKAVASEVGFNSMSTFYKIFQNTVGIPPKQYRNKVISMHKNA, from the coding sequence ATGAATTGGATAATGAAATACATAACGTTCCTTTTCTTGTTTGTGAGTATGTCAGTGCGTGGACTTGCACAAGAAACCATTCTTCCTGCCATTCAGAAGCAGGAAGCGGTCTTGAAATGTCATCCTGAAGATACGAAAGCTTTAAAAGATTTATGTTTCCTCTATTTATACAAAGCTGATTATCGGAGAGCTATCGAATATGGGGAGAGACTTTTCCAGCTGGGATATAAAAATCAAGATTATAAATTCAGTATCCTATATGCCCATATCGGGTTGGGGCAGGCATACGTCATGCTGGGAGATACCTCAGCAATAAATCATCTGGGGCAGGCCATGCTGTTGGGAAAAAGTGAGAAGAATGATTCTGCCTTGTGCTCTGTGTATAATGGAATGGGACTTTATACCAGCAATATCCATAAAGACTATTACTCTGCTTTACATTACTTTTTTGAGGGACTGGAAGCCGCACATCGGTGTCACTATAAAGAGTTGGAAGCCATTCTGCTCGGGAATATTTCCAGTATCTACTTCTTGAAAGAAGATCCGGCTGGGCTTACTTATTCATTGCAGACCTATGAGATGGGGCACGAGCAGAATTCGTCCTACCTTATCTTTATTGGGGCTTTGAATGCATCCTATATGTATTATCTGCTTCATGACTATGACAAGGCTTTGTCCTATATCAAGGAAGCGGAATTCATCATGAAACAAAATGAGTATTATAACCAAGGAAATGTATATGCCATTTATGGGATGATTGAGTTTGCCAAAGGCAATCGGCAGCAGGCCATCGAATACTATAAGAAAGGATTGGCCTTGAATGACATGAATCAGACTTCGTATAAGGTGCTGTTGCTGAATGAATATGCCATAGCTTTGGCAGAAGAGGGTAAAAACCGGCAGGCCATCGATTTGTTGTTCAAGGCGTTGGCGTTCACTAAAGAAGAGAATTGTGAGATTTATCGGAACAAGGTGATTAATACATTGTCGGTCTGCTATGAGAATATGGGACAGTATGTTGAGGCATTGGCATGGCAGCGTAAGCTTCAGCAGGAGACAGACAGTATTTTCAATACGGATAAAGAAAAGGTGTTGAGTGAGCTGCGTATCAAGTATGATACGGAACATCAGGCAAATGAAATCCGGAAAAACAAGCTGGTTCTGTTGCAAAAGGAGAAAAAGGAGCAGGCGCTCATGGGGATTCTGGTTCTTGTGCTGTTGGTGGTTTTTGCCTTATGGTATCGTTACAGGCGGCAGAACCAGTTGTACACCAGTATTGTCCGTCAGCATCAGGAGGCGATTCGGAAAGAGCAGCAGTTGAAAGAGGTTATTTCCTCACTTCGGAAGCAACAAGAGGAAGCGTCTGTTGTACCGGTGTCTTCTGTAGGGGAGAAGTATGCAGCTTCTTCGTTGACGAACGAAAAGAAGAACTCCTTGTTCCAGCGTTTGGAAAAATTGATGCAGGAAGAAGAGGTTTATAAAGAAAATCTGCTGACCAAGGAGCGGGTAGCCGACTTGTTGGGTACGAACCGGACGTATCTGTCGCAAGTCATTAATGAGCAGACACAGCAGAATTTCACGCAATATGTCAATAATTACCGAATCAATGAGGCCATCCGTCTGCTGAGCGACCCGGAAACTGACATTCCGCTCAAAGCTGTGGCCTCGGAAGTCGGTTTTAATTCCATGAGTACGTTCTATAAGATATTCCAGAATACAGTGGGTATTCCTCCCAAACAGTACCGTAACAAGGTGATATCGATGCATAAAAATGCTTGA
- a CDS encoding TlpA disulfide reductase family protein, with translation MKMKNFFCMATMGLMAMACTSQPAVDGYVLKGNIEGLPDGTHVQLVPVSHDSELPFADTTVVNGQFVFTGKMEEPRAFHLLVKDAYGSRSLMLENTRMEVTGKLVAKKESDGGVSYNLSSLAVKGSPLSARYDSLLSARTYLDSLYALNGRKFAAFDSLMMAAYQVKDQAKIQKLRQSEEGKARAAADKVFFTTVDSLYHQVVMANKDSFWGPLMMISFTSYLSEDMKPWYEALSPAAQQSYYGQKVKEELYPAGKEGTVVPDFKVKDKTGKEVSLSALRQGKKYVLIDFWASWCNPCRKEIPNLKKLYAQYSGKGFEIVSISIDQKKADWEKALKEEGLIWPNFLDETGVAALYKVKFVPTMYLITADGVMVGENLRGEALAEKLKELFQ, from the coding sequence ATGAAAATGAAGAATTTCTTTTGTATGGCCACTATGGGCTTGATGGCAATGGCATGTACCAGCCAGCCTGCGGTAGATGGCTATGTGTTGAAAGGTAATATTGAAGGTTTGCCCGACGGCACACATGTGCAGCTGGTGCCGGTCAGCCATGATAGTGAGCTGCCTTTTGCCGATACGACGGTGGTCAACGGACAGTTTGTGTTTACAGGAAAAATGGAAGAGCCGAGAGCTTTCCATCTGTTGGTGAAAGATGCGTACGGCTCGCGAAGCCTTATGCTGGAAAATACCCGGATGGAGGTTACGGGAAAGCTGGTGGCCAAGAAGGAATCTGACGGGGGAGTTTCCTATAATCTGTCTTCTTTGGCGGTAAAAGGCTCTCCGCTGAGTGCGCGTTATGATTCGTTGCTGTCTGCGCGGACGTATCTGGACTCGTTGTATGCGCTTAATGGCCGTAAATTTGCCGCCTTCGACAGCCTTATGATGGCAGCTTATCAGGTCAAAGACCAGGCGAAGATTCAGAAATTGCGGCAGAGCGAGGAGGGTAAGGCCAGAGCAGCTGCCGATAAGGTATTTTTTACTACGGTAGACTCATTGTACCATCAGGTAGTCATGGCCAACAAGGATTCTTTCTGGGGACCTTTGATGATGATTTCGTTTACCAGTTACCTGAGCGAGGACATGAAACCGTGGTACGAAGCACTCTCTCCCGCGGCCCAACAGTCTTATTACGGACAGAAAGTGAAAGAGGAACTTTATCCGGCAGGAAAGGAAGGTACGGTGGTACCCGATTTCAAGGTGAAGGACAAAACCGGAAAGGAAGTGTCGCTTTCTGCATTGCGTCAGGGCAAGAAATATGTGCTAATTGACTTCTGGGCTTCCTGGTGCAATCCGTGCCGGAAAGAAATTCCGAACTTGAAGAAACTCTATGCGCAGTACAGTGGAAAAGGTTTTGAAATTGTGAGCATTTCCATCGATCAGAAGAAAGCCGACTGGGAAAAGGCGTTGAAGGAAGAAGGACTGATTTGGCCGAACTTTCTGGACGAAACAGGAGTAGCCGCACTTTATAAGGTGAAATTCGTACCGACCATGTATTTGATTACAGCAGATGGAGTAATGGTGGGCGAGAACTTGCGCGGTGAGGCCTTGGCCGAGAAATTGAAGGAGTTGTTCCAGTAA
- a CDS encoding branched-chain amino acid aminotransferase, with protein sequence MKEIDWSNLSFGYMKTDYNVRCYYRDGKWGELELCSEETLNIHMAATCLHYGQEAFEGLKAYRGKDGKIRIFRPEANAERLQSTCRGILMPELPTETFCEAVKKVVKANERFIPPYESGASLYIRPLLIGTGAQVGVHPANEYLFVIFVTPVGPYFKGGFATNPYVIIRQYDRAAPLGTGTYKVGGNYAASLRANKIAHDAGYASEFYLDAKEKKYIDECGAANFFGIKNNTYVTPLSTSILPSITNRSLMQLAEDMGLKVERRPIPEEELTTFEEAGACGTAAVISPIERIDDLENHKSYVIAKDGKPGPISEKLYHKLRAIQYGDEADPYGWVTVLD encoded by the coding sequence ATGAAAGAAATAGACTGGTCGAATCTGTCCTTCGGATACATGAAGACAGATTACAATGTACGTTGCTATTATCGCGATGGGAAATGGGGAGAACTTGAACTCTGCTCAGAAGAAACACTGAACATTCACATGGCTGCCACGTGCCTGCACTATGGACAAGAAGCCTTTGAAGGCCTGAAGGCTTATCGCGGAAAAGATGGCAAGATTCGTATCTTCCGTCCGGAAGCCAATGCAGAGCGTTTGCAGAGCACTTGCCGCGGCATTCTGATGCCGGAACTCCCGACCGAAACATTCTGTGAGGCTGTAAAGAAAGTAGTAAAAGCCAATGAACGCTTCATTCCTCCATACGAAAGCGGTGCTTCTCTTTATATCCGTCCGCTGCTGATTGGTACAGGTGCACAGGTGGGTGTACATCCAGCCAATGAATACCTCTTCGTCATATTCGTGACTCCGGTAGGCCCTTATTTCAAAGGTGGATTTGCAACGAATCCGTATGTCATCATCCGCCAATATGACCGTGCTGCTCCACTGGGGACCGGTACATACAAAGTCGGCGGCAACTATGCAGCCAGCCTCCGCGCCAACAAAATCGCACATGATGCCGGATATGCCAGTGAGTTCTATCTGGATGCCAAGGAAAAGAAATATATTGACGAATGTGGTGCCGCCAACTTCTTTGGTATCAAAAACAACACCTACGTCACTCCGTTGTCTACTTCTATTCTGCCTTCCATCACTAACCGCAGCTTGATGCAGCTGGCTGAAGACATGGGATTAAAAGTAGAACGCCGCCCAATTCCAGAAGAAGAACTGACCACTTTTGAAGAAGCCGGTGCCTGCGGTACAGCTGCCGTTATCAGTCCTATCGAACGTATTGATGACTTGGAGAATCACAAATCTTACGTAATTGCTAAAGATGGAAAACCAGGTCCTATCAGTGAGAAACTGTACCACAAGCTGCGCGCCATTCAATATGGAGACGAAGCTGACCCATACGGATGGGTAACAGTTCTGGATTAA
- a CDS encoding SusC/RagA family TonB-linked outer membrane protein, whose protein sequence is MSFLLLCAMLALSAFPAYAQHERTIHGIVVDENKEPLPAAHVKQVNEDPKGSIAAVITDMQGHFTLTLPRGTKEIETSYMGYKTQRVKLTGTDDYYIVLQPSAELLDEVVVTGYQTISKERATGAFSKVDAQKLETQRLSDMGSVLEGRVAGYSDGKIRGVTSMNGVTTPLYVIDGFPVEKTTNDGYGNWIESVPDLNIEDIESITVLKDAAATSIYGARAANGVVVITTKRAKKDELNVSFSATLTVQPYATYADKYLASSATMVELEREWASQNPHLSGADAQNYAQTVLDNMSYPSQGIRNILNYYAGRISRNQMESNLAGLASQGYRYYRDVEKYGKRNPFSQQYNLNIGKGTEKNTFNASVSYRNNQLEDKFSENRTIGINLQNSTKMTSWLTLEVGTYLNYGKGTTQSYSLLSPGYTYMPYDGLVNGDGAYYTNTEADRYSVYDLNLLHDNGLYNLDITPLDEMKMNQTKNRDFSNRTFARLTFRFTDWLKYTASFQYEYAEYKNEQLKSKDSYEVRNMVNTFSTSNNDGTSTFALPYGNIYFTSSNTKHAYNFRQQLDFNKTFAELHDVTMILGTETREDKLDYDDRTLYNYDPQLLTYSLIDAGKLSNFSGQWGYAYFGQQNFAYIRELVNRYVSVYSNAAYTYDGKYMVSGSIRWDKTNLFSTGSKYQKRPIWSVGAGWNISQEKFFQVPWVNMLKLRASYGIGGNIAKNSAPYMIAYYNNNNQVGGIQGTISSRPNPNLRWEKTTTLNIGVDFALLGNRLNGSIEYYNKLGTDLLADTNGVPTEGWGYSTYPINNGKMTNKGFELTLSGDIIRNNDWNWNVSGVLGYNKNKVTYINVEAPVAYLVIDYPTAYPRVGNPYNAIYGYQWAGLSETGTPQVYDAKGNLYTDMTPPEIEDLVYLGTTVPVYNGSVNTNLRWKNWELAAQFLFEGGHKMRNTNVAFIGSGMSPVSKDIENRWRKPGDEAYTNVPRYISAESELYNYNYESMYAYSSINVLDATNWRLRNLSLTYRIPASVCHKLYVKNARIMLGMENVFMGAKSSNAKYLLGGYARPNYLCGVYLNF, encoded by the coding sequence ATGAGCTTTCTGCTATTGTGTGCTATGCTGGCTTTGTCCGCATTTCCGGCTTATGCCCAGCATGAGCGTACCATTCATGGAATTGTAGTGGATGAAAACAAGGAACCGCTTCCTGCTGCACACGTCAAGCAGGTGAATGAAGACCCCAAAGGCTCGATTGCGGCCGTTATCACGGATATGCAAGGGCATTTCACACTGACGCTTCCGCGGGGCACGAAGGAGATTGAGACTTCTTATATGGGGTATAAAACTCAACGGGTTAAACTGACAGGAACGGATGATTATTACATTGTGCTTCAGCCTTCAGCAGAATTGCTTGACGAGGTGGTAGTAACCGGTTATCAGACAATTTCCAAGGAGCGTGCCACAGGGGCATTCTCAAAAGTAGATGCGCAGAAACTGGAAACACAGCGTCTCAGTGACATGGGTTCCGTGTTGGAGGGGCGTGTAGCTGGATATAGTGACGGGAAAATCCGTGGCGTGACTTCCATGAACGGAGTGACTACTCCGCTGTATGTAATTGATGGGTTCCCGGTGGAAAAAACCACGAACGATGGATACGGGAACTGGATTGAGAGTGTTCCGGATTTGAATATAGAAGATATTGAAAGCATTACTGTATTGAAGGATGCGGCGGCTACTTCTATCTATGGAGCACGTGCGGCGAACGGCGTGGTGGTGATTACGACCAAGCGGGCCAAGAAGGACGAACTGAATGTGTCTTTCTCTGCTACACTGACCGTACAGCCTTACGCTACGTATGCGGATAAATACCTGGCCAGTTCGGCTACGATGGTGGAACTGGAGCGAGAGTGGGCCAGTCAGAATCCTCACTTGAGTGGGGCTGATGCGCAAAATTATGCGCAGACGGTACTCGATAATATGTCTTATCCAAGCCAGGGTATCCGTAATATCCTGAATTATTACGCGGGACGTATTTCCAGAAATCAGATGGAAAGCAATCTGGCAGGGCTGGCTTCTCAGGGATACCGCTATTATCGGGACGTGGAGAAGTACGGTAAGCGTAATCCTTTTTCCCAACAGTATAACTTGAATATCGGGAAAGGAACGGAGAAGAATACGTTCAATGCATCTGTTTCTTATCGCAACAATCAGCTGGAGGATAAATTCTCTGAAAACAGAACTATCGGCATCAATTTGCAGAACTCTACGAAAATGACTTCCTGGCTGACGTTGGAGGTGGGGACGTATCTGAATTACGGTAAAGGTACCACGCAGTCTTACAGCCTTCTCTCACCGGGATATACTTATATGCCTTACGATGGATTGGTGAATGGTGACGGTGCGTATTACACGAATACGGAAGCCGACCGTTATAGTGTGTATGACCTGAATCTGCTGCACGATAACGGATTGTATAATCTGGATATCACGCCGCTGGATGAGATGAAGATGAATCAGACCAAGAACCGTGATTTCAGTAACCGAACGTTTGCACGTCTGACATTCAGGTTTACCGACTGGTTGAAATATACGGCTTCTTTCCAGTATGAATATGCGGAATACAAGAACGAACAGCTGAAAAGCAAGGATTCGTATGAAGTACGCAATATGGTCAACACGTTCTCTACTTCCAATAACGACGGTACATCGACTTTTGCCTTGCCGTATGGAAATATTTATTTTACCTCTTCCAATACGAAACATGCTTATAACTTTCGTCAACAGTTGGATTTCAACAAAACGTTTGCCGAGCTGCACGACGTGACCATGATTCTGGGTACGGAAACTCGGGAGGATAAGTTGGACTATGACGACCGTACACTTTACAATTACGATCCGCAGCTGCTGACTTATAGTTTGATTGACGCCGGGAAACTGAGTAATTTCAGCGGACAGTGGGGGTATGCTTATTTCGGGCAGCAGAATTTTGCTTATATCCGTGAACTGGTCAACCGTTATGTGTCTGTATATAGCAATGCGGCTTACACTTACGATGGGAAGTACATGGTGAGCGGAAGTATCCGCTGGGATAAGACCAATCTGTTTTCTACAGGCTCGAAGTACCAGAAGCGTCCTATCTGGTCGGTAGGAGCGGGGTGGAACATCAGTCAGGAAAAGTTTTTCCAGGTGCCATGGGTCAATATGCTGAAGTTGCGTGCCAGCTACGGTATCGGAGGTAATATCGCCAAGAATTCGGCTCCCTACATGATTGCTTATTATAACAATAATAATCAGGTGGGAGGTATTCAGGGAACGATTTCCAGTCGTCCGAATCCGAATTTGCGGTGGGAAAAGACCACTACCTTGAATATTGGTGTGGATTTTGCTTTGCTGGGAAACCGGTTGAACGGTTCGATTGAATATTATAACAAACTGGGTACAGACTTGCTGGCCGATACCAATGGAGTGCCAACGGAGGGATGGGGATACAGTACGTATCCCATCAACAACGGAAAAATGACAAACAAGGGATTTGAACTGACCTTGTCGGGAGATATTATCCGGAATAATGATTGGAACTGGAATGTGAGTGGGGTGCTAGGCTACAACAAGAATAAGGTGACTTACATCAATGTGGAAGCGCCGGTGGCATATTTGGTGATTGATTACCCCACTGCCTATCCGCGTGTGGGAAATCCGTACAATGCGATTTACGGATACCAGTGGGCCGGATTGAGCGAGACGGGTACTCCGCAGGTGTATGATGCCAAGGGAAATCTGTACACCGATATGACTCCTCCCGAGATTGAGGACCTGGTTTATCTGGGAACCACTGTGCCGGTCTATAATGGTTCTGTCAACACGAATCTGCGCTGGAAGAACTGGGAATTGGCAGCACAGTTCTTATTTGAAGGAGGACACAAGATGCGGAATACCAATGTGGCTTTCATTGGTTCTGGCATGAGTCCGGTAAGCAAAGACATCGAAAATCGCTGGCGGAAACCGGGGGATGAGGCTTATACCAATGTGCCGCGTTATATTTCGGCAGAAAGTGAACTCTATAACTATAACTATGAGAGTATGTATGCCTATTCCTCTATTAATGTGTTGGATGCTACCAACTGGCGGTTGAGAAACCTGTCGTTGACGTATCGTATTCCGGCCAGTGTGTGCCACAAACTGTATGTAAAGAATGCGCGCATTATGTTGGGTATGGAAAACGTGTTTATGGGGGCCAAGAGCAGTAATGCGAAATATTTGCTGGGTGGCTATGCCAGACCTAACTACTTGTGTGGCGTGTATTTGAATTTCTAA
- a CDS encoding RagB/SusD family nutrient uptake outer membrane protein codes for MNKILYWGAALVCLLLSSCNDYLNIAPKGNKIPTTLADFEALLRDQYTISRTPVTNALYLLNDVYLTNSQVNTPSLSRANYMWDESADRIVLNNSDEGTYYVLYGAISSCNLIVENVPTATEATDAERNEVMAYAKVIRALCYDVLVNYYADTYDAATAAQKRSVPLITSAEIDAPYTQVSIQDMYDFIIQDTKEAIEMGLPAQSMTAIHPNLGAGYALLARVYLQMQNYSEALRYADLALAQNDQLYDWNAFYEEHKAAIDDPDNYDKIATPMQYDYVENYYLRFGEQSVYDSYEKNIPVERAARFEEGDARFLSRWKLKTDNNDTYYKALESGYFNHGGLTTCEVYLIKAECQARLAEGNDYSEAMNTLNAVRITRIRPEVYRPAEASTLEEALSQIRRTKDNELIFSIVPFADARRYNQEGTYARTLTKTYGGKEYTLSPTSHLWTMPFPAGALNNPGNGTIEQNVTK; via the coding sequence ATGAATAAGATATTATATTGGGGAGCTGCGCTGGTTTGCCTGTTGCTCAGCTCATGCAATGATTATTTAAACATTGCACCGAAAGGAAACAAGATTCCTACTACGCTGGCCGATTTTGAGGCTTTGCTCCGCGACCAGTACACCATCAGCCGTACTCCTGTGACAAATGCCTTGTATCTGTTGAATGATGTATATCTGACCAATTCGCAGGTGAACACGCCGAGCTTGAGCCGTGCCAACTATATGTGGGACGAATCGGCCGACCGTATTGTGCTGAATAATTCCGATGAAGGAACTTACTACGTGCTTTATGGAGCCATCTCCAGCTGTAATCTGATTGTAGAGAATGTGCCTACGGCCACTGAGGCGACAGATGCCGAGCGGAACGAGGTGATGGCGTATGCCAAGGTGATACGTGCGCTTTGCTACGATGTGCTGGTCAATTATTATGCCGATACGTACGATGCGGCAACGGCTGCCCAAAAGCGCAGTGTACCCCTAATTACCAGTGCGGAGATTGATGCGCCTTACACGCAGGTTTCCATTCAGGATATGTATGACTTCATCATTCAGGATACGAAAGAGGCTATTGAGATGGGATTGCCGGCCCAGTCCATGACGGCCATTCATCCCAACTTGGGGGCAGGTTATGCCTTGTTGGCTCGTGTGTACTTGCAGATGCAGAATTACAGTGAGGCTCTGCGTTATGCCGACCTGGCTTTGGCACAGAATGACCAGCTTTACGACTGGAACGCATTTTATGAAGAGCATAAGGCTGCAATTGACGATCCAGACAATTATGACAAGATTGCCACTCCTATGCAATACGATTATGTGGAGAACTATTACCTGCGCTTTGGGGAACAATCAGTGTACGATAGTTACGAAAAGAATATTCCGGTGGAAAGAGCGGCACGTTTCGAGGAAGGGGATGCCCGTTTTCTGTCGCGTTGGAAGTTGAAGACGGATAATAATGATACGTATTACAAGGCGCTGGAGTCGGGCTATTTCAATCATGGAGGACTGACCACCTGTGAGGTGTATCTCATCAAGGCAGAGTGTCAGGCACGGCTGGCCGAAGGCAACGATTATTCCGAAGCGATGAATACGTTGAATGCCGTACGGATTACCCGTATCCGTCCCGAAGTTTATCGTCCGGCTGAGGCTTCCACTTTGGAAGAGGCGCTGTCGCAGATTCGTCGCACCAAGGACAATGAACTGATTTTCTCTATCGTGCCTTTTGCGGATGCCCGCCGTTATAATCAGGAAGGTACGTATGCCCGGACGCTGACCAAGACTTATGGGGGGAAGGAGTATACCTTGAGCCCGACATCTCATTTGTGGACCATGCCTTTCCCGGCCGGGGCACTCAATAATCCTGGAAACGGAACAATTGAACAAAACGTCACTAAATAA
- a CDS encoding DUF362 domain-containing protein: protein MKRITTAYVAMTPHLCMACWECVEKCPKQVIGKTGFFLHKHVMFENADACIGCGKCIKTCPNGVFFKLDKTVSNRKKNRRTSFRIERLLPMAFLASAITGIGLHIAGYGTNHEVWHNWGAAHTLASVLWLLSTAIHVKRHRLWYKTLASKGIANHRWVTILLSVLFPIVAISGIWLIACVKGAHTPIGLLHYKLGILLLVSSLIHVLHRK, encoded by the coding sequence ATGAAAAGAATAACAACTGCGTATGTCGCAATGACCCCACACTTATGCATGGCATGTTGGGAATGTGTGGAAAAATGTCCGAAACAAGTAATAGGCAAAACAGGTTTCTTTTTGCATAAACATGTAATGTTTGAGAATGCCGATGCTTGCATCGGGTGTGGCAAATGTATAAAAACCTGTCCTAACGGTGTGTTTTTCAAACTGGATAAAACCGTTTCTAACCGCAAAAAGAATAGAAGGACATCGTTTCGTATAGAACGGCTATTGCCGATGGCGTTTTTAGCTTCAGCCATTACCGGAATAGGTCTGCATATCGCCGGATATGGTACAAATCATGAAGTATGGCATAACTGGGGAGCTGCCCATACATTAGCATCTGTCCTTTGGTTATTGTCAACGGCAATTCATGTAAAACGTCACAGGCTTTGGTACAAAACACTTGCATCAAAAGGAATTGCCAACCATCGCTGGGTAACTATTCTATTGTCCGTGCTTTTTCCAATAGTGGCAATTTCGGGTATATGGTTAATTGCGTGTGTAAAGGGGGCACATACACCCATCGGATTGTTGCATTACAAGCTTGGCATATTATTGTTGGTATCTTCCTTGATTCATGTCCTCCATCGGAAATAG
- a CDS encoding AraC family transcriptional regulator: MQQLPQHRAFALSEFGIRLHKFTPSQDNDAPKVYAHQDDYYVIGVVEKGVGHCVIDFKEIAITQGDLFLIQPKQVHRFISSKDTIGWVLFADSSFVGCEAKRIFDEFRLLASSVKADERKMNELTQMASILAARINDMTDVLTKVTVRRLAEAYINIVAESVREIGLKRVRHSHRHIEIVLSFFHLLTEHIAISRSPSYYASLMHISPVYLNEVVKEVTGISATSYIRNELILQAKRLLVHTDYAIKEVSNSLGIDDYAYFSRIFTQTTGISPSAFRARNLE; this comes from the coding sequence ATGCAGCAACTTCCGCAACATAGGGCTTTTGCACTTTCCGAATTTGGCATACGCCTTCATAAATTCACTCCCTCACAAGACAATGATGCCCCAAAAGTATATGCTCATCAAGATGACTATTATGTCATTGGGGTAGTTGAGAAAGGGGTGGGACATTGTGTCATAGATTTCAAAGAAATTGCCATTACCCAAGGAGATTTGTTTCTTATTCAGCCAAAGCAAGTACATCGTTTCATTAGTTCAAAAGATACAATCGGATGGGTGCTTTTCGCTGACAGCAGTTTTGTCGGTTGTGAAGCGAAACGGATTTTTGACGAGTTCCGGTTGCTTGCTTCATCGGTTAAGGCAGATGAACGAAAAATGAACGAGCTGACACAGATGGCATCGATACTTGCAGCCCGGATAAATGACATGACGGATGTGCTGACAAAGGTAACGGTGAGAAGGCTGGCAGAAGCTTATATAAACATTGTGGCTGAATCTGTACGGGAAATAGGATTGAAACGGGTAAGGCACAGCCATCGGCATATTGAAATCGTTTTGTCGTTTTTTCATTTGCTGACCGAGCATATTGCCATCAGTCGCTCTCCGTCCTATTATGCCTCCTTGATGCACATTTCACCTGTTTACCTGAATGAAGTGGTCAAGGAGGTCACAGGAATCAGTGCTACCTCCTATATAAGAAATGAACTGATATTGCAAGCCAAACGTTTGCTTGTCCATACGGATTACGCCATAAAAGAAGTGTCCAACAGCCTTGGTATAGATGACTATGCCTATTTCTCACGTATATTTACACAAACGACAGGTATAAGCCCAAGTGCATTCAGGGCAAGAAACCTTGAATAA
- a CDS encoding uracil-DNA glycosylase family protein, protein MTVNENLLSGVECHPLEPFLPENAVLLMLGSFPPQKKRWSMDFFYPNLQNDMWRIFGLIFFGDKEHFLSPEKVFDKARIVSFLQEKGIALYDTASCVRRLQDNASDKFLEVVTPTDIGLLLQQLPACRAVVTTGQKATDVLCEQMEAEEPTVGGESTFYFRDRKLSLFRMPSSSRAYPLKLEKKAEYYRLMFSRLSLL, encoded by the coding sequence ATGACAGTGAACGAGAATCTGCTTTCAGGAGTGGAATGTCATCCGCTGGAGCCTTTTTTGCCGGAGAATGCGGTCTTGTTGATGTTAGGAAGCTTTCCTCCACAGAAAAAACGATGGAGCATGGATTTCTTCTATCCGAATCTTCAAAATGATATGTGGCGTATTTTCGGGCTTATTTTCTTTGGAGATAAAGAACATTTCCTTAGTCCGGAGAAAGTTTTTGACAAGGCACGTATTGTAAGTTTTCTGCAAGAAAAGGGGATTGCTTTGTATGATACAGCTTCGTGTGTCCGCAGATTGCAAGACAATGCTTCTGATAAGTTTCTGGAAGTGGTGACCCCTACCGATATAGGCTTGCTTCTTCAGCAACTTCCTGCATGTCGGGCAGTGGTTACTACTGGGCAGAAAGCAACGGATGTATTGTGTGAGCAAATGGAGGCAGAAGAGCCGACGGTGGGAGGAGAGAGTACGTTTTATTTCAGAGATCGTAAATTATCTTTGTTTCGGATGCCTTCTTCCAGTCGTGCCTATCCATTGAAGTTGGAAAAAAAAGCAGAATATTATCGCCTTATGTTCAGCCGTTTATCTTTGTTGTGA